A stretch of the Aphis gossypii isolate Hap1 chromosome 2, ASM2018417v2, whole genome shotgun sequence genome encodes the following:
- the LOC114129757 gene encoding E3 ubiquitin-protein ligase sina-like: protein MTTLEEQAILTSTDAVAVESSSTSPRSTTQNNSQTTTAADGSTLLSSVEVISVSMQTSDSDEIVTISRQIRRALECPICLTLVSVIACYCPDGHAMCEPCMLTLLNTNSARENPCPLCRTLMLQSLGTSTTVVKLTESSTLVKVTCSNWQHGCTELISVRCVSNHESECPHVPTILQCQVTMCQWLGMYEQLFEHVSSSHSGLWQMILLKHRNYIFIIFTTYTPPSRITAKAMIQTRRNAPSHSSSLHEYCVKHAIDV, encoded by the coding sequence ATGACAACTTTGGAGGAGCAGGCGATTTTAACTTCGACGGATGCTGTGGCGGTAGAGTCGTCGTCGACGTCACCGAGATCAACAACTCAAAATAATTCGCAAACAACAACAGCTGCAGACGGGTCGACGTTGTTGTCGTCGGTGGAGGTGATTTCCGTTTCGATGCAGACGTCCGATTCGGACGAAATCGTGACCATCTCCCGGCAGATCCGTCGTGCGCTGGAATGTCCAATATGCCTGACGCTAGTGTCGGTCATAGCGTGCTACTGCCCCGACGGGCACGCGATGTGCGAACCGTGCATGCTGACGCTGCTAAACACGAACAGCGCCCGAGAAAATCCCTGCCCGCTGTGCCGGACGTTGATGTTGCAGTCGTTGGGCACGTCGACTACGGTCGTCAAACTGACCGAGTCGTCTACTCTGGTGAAGGTGACGTGCTCCAACTGGCAGCACGGGTGCACCGAACTTATTTCCGTCCGGTGCGTCAGCAATCACGAGTCCGAATGTCCGCACGTGCCGACCATCCTGCAGTGCCAGGTGACCATGTGCCAGTGGCTGGGCATGTACGAACAGTTGTTCGAGCACGTGTCAAGCTCGCATTCTGGACTGTggcaaatgatattattaaaacatcgaaactatatatttattatatttactacctaTACTCCCCCTTCCCGTATAACTGCCAAGGCGATGATACAGACCCGTCGAAATGCACCATCTCACTCCTCTAGTTTACACGAATATTGCGTAAAACACGCTATTGACGTGTGA
- the LOC114126995 gene encoding uncharacterized protein LOC114126995, protein MIVNLKYFKKQWTDLPAFGISSYKVENSDPRRTLYTLTALQLWFQWFSIILLITSCLLEWYVEKGGKISHSWVGFGQFYFNASLLFQICDVILSMYASYHLRNATIRYSNIQDVRIWIIVNNLYLLSAITCFIFVLSKVGSLVICIKSITIMIFANYKIYIVHQIYKDEKSSYIILEQGPPMLSDSPQPFKGDNLSLQNYLVEVEEESEKMSNFEPLLYTAN, encoded by the exons atgattgtaaatttgaaatacttcaaaaaacaATGGACAGACTTACCCGCGTTCGGAATCTCGTCTTATAAGGTGGAGAACTCGGATCCTCGTAGGACCTTGTACACGTTGACGGCTTTACAGTTG tggtTTCAATGGTTTTCAATTATACTGTTGATCACCAGCTGCTTATTAGAATGGTACGTTGAAAAGGGTGGCAAGATAAGTCATTCGTGGGTCG GTTTCGGACAGTTTTACTTCAATGCCTCTCTGCTATTCCAAATATGTGACGTCATACTGTCGATGTACGCGAGTTACCATTTGCGAAATGCCACTATCCGA tatagTAACATACAAGATGTTAGAATATGGATAATAGTCAACAATCTTTACCTTTTGTCAGCGATAacgtgttttatatttgttttgtccAAAGTCGGGAGTCtcgtaatttgtataaaatcgaTAACCATAATGa TATTTGCCAATTACAAGATATACATCGTCCATCAGATTTACAAGGACGAAAAATCGTCGTACATTATTTTGGAACAAGGTCCGCCGATGTTATCTGATTCACCACAA CCTTTCAAAGGAGACAATCTATCACTTCAAAATTATCTCGTTGAAGTTGAAGAGGAATCGGAAAAAATGTCCAACTTTGAACCACTGCTCTACACAGCAAATTAA
- the LOC114126997 gene encoding uncharacterized protein LOC114126997 — MAETLCFFGLTTVRMGTRIVAYLQFWSQLFVAVLVISKYFYHWSDTDESTTGGGANNSSSDNQTSSYTGMNYYSELDFDDSIFSKLSSTVLIIYTSYYLKIATYTHNLMYLNFWMILNSLYFFTSIAFIIFASLRIGSFLIFTSGLIVVLIKSYELYIVYQFYTDELLSGTVNNNQNPPSNGDQSLPQNHTTVEIGTEVNSTINDQRPTLEVKNITNNTN; from the exons ATGGCCGAAACCCTGTGTTTCTTTGGACTGACGACCGTCCGTATGGGCACACGCATTGTGGCTTATCTACAATTT TGGTCACAATTATTTGTTGCCGTGCTCgtgatttcaaaatatttttatcattggtCAGACACGGATGAAAGTACGACCGGTGGTGGCGCAAACAATAGTTCATCCGACAATCAAACATCATCGTACACAGGAatga aTTATTATAGCGAACTGGATTTCGATGATTCGATATTTTCAAAGCTGTCGAGCACAGTACTCATTATATACACTAGTTACTATTTGAAAATAGCCACGTACACT cacaatttaatgtatttgaatttttggaTGATATTAAATAGCCTTTATTTCTTCACATCAatagcatttataattttcgctTCGTTAAGAATTggaagttttttaatatttacctcaGGATTAATTGTAGTCT taataaaaagttatgaattatacatCGTCTATCAATTTTACACGGATGAGTTATTATCAGGCACAGTCAACAATAACcaaaac CCACCGAGCAATGGAGATCAGTCGTTACCTCAAAATCATACAACTGTGGAAATCGGAACAGAAGTAAACAGTACAATTAATGATCAACGGCCCACTTTGGAAGTAAAAAACATCACTAATAACaccaattaa